The proteins below come from a single Dermatophilaceae bacterium Soc4.6 genomic window:
- a CDS encoding FAD binding domain-containing protein — protein MSVQVSPGPTPGSVPADAAAVTVNGTTYPLTGVPLHTSALDFVRGVGLTGAKEGCAEGECGACSVLVLRPGADGGTSRWTALNACLVPAAGLDGQEVVTAEGLGTSGALHPVQHELAVRGGSQCGYCTPGFVASMAAEYYRPGRSPHPEDDTPADTEHGPNGFDLHALSGNLCRCTGYRPIRDAAWALGHPALDDPLVARTSTPAPDARPTRLTHGVADFVRPPTLHEVTALLAERPDAVVVAGSTDWGVAVNLHGTRASLVVAIDRLPELRALTVSDDVIEIGAGLTLSEVEERLGGRIPLLDSLFPQFASRLIRNGATLGGNLGTGSPIGDASPVLLALDASLVLTGPQGEREVPLDTYFTGYRRSVRAPDELIRAVRIPLPLAEVTAFHKIAKRRFDDISAVAIAYAVRLDGGLVTRARIGLGGVAATPVRAVATEAALQGRPWSRETVLTAAAVLRGEGTPLDDHRASARYRAAMLGTSLPRLFGAHTTGDTAGDSAGRTNHSNGDGA, from the coding sequence ATGAGCGTGCAGGTCTCCCCGGGCCCGACCCCTGGGTCCGTCCCGGCCGACGCGGCCGCCGTGACGGTGAACGGCACGACCTACCCGCTGACGGGTGTCCCGCTGCACACCTCGGCCCTCGACTTCGTCCGCGGGGTCGGCCTGACCGGGGCCAAGGAGGGGTGCGCCGAGGGCGAGTGCGGGGCCTGCTCGGTGCTGGTCCTGCGCCCGGGAGCGGACGGCGGGACCAGCCGGTGGACCGCTCTCAACGCGTGCCTCGTGCCAGCGGCCGGCCTCGACGGGCAGGAGGTCGTCACGGCCGAGGGGCTCGGCACGAGCGGCGCTCTCCACCCCGTGCAGCACGAGCTGGCCGTCCGGGGCGGCTCCCAGTGCGGCTACTGCACCCCGGGCTTCGTCGCCAGCATGGCGGCGGAGTACTACCGGCCCGGTCGGTCACCCCACCCCGAGGACGACACCCCAGCCGACACCGAGCACGGGCCCAACGGCTTCGACCTGCACGCGCTGTCGGGCAACCTCTGCCGGTGCACCGGCTACCGACCGATCCGCGACGCGGCCTGGGCGCTCGGCCACCCGGCCCTCGACGACCCCCTGGTCGCCCGCACGTCGACCCCGGCCCCCGACGCCCGCCCGACCCGGCTCACCCACGGCGTCGCCGACTTCGTGCGCCCGCCGACGCTCCACGAGGTCACCGCCCTGCTCGCCGAGCGCCCCGACGCGGTCGTCGTCGCCGGCTCCACCGACTGGGGCGTCGCCGTCAACCTGCACGGCACCCGCGCCTCCCTCGTGGTCGCGATCGACCGGCTGCCCGAGCTGCGCGCGTTGACGGTCAGCGACGACGTGATCGAGATCGGTGCGGGCCTCACGCTCTCCGAGGTGGAGGAACGACTGGGGGGCCGGATCCCGTTGCTGGACAGCCTCTTCCCGCAGTTCGCCTCACGGCTGATCCGCAACGGTGCCACCCTGGGCGGCAACCTCGGCACCGGCTCACCCATCGGTGACGCCTCGCCGGTGCTGCTCGCCCTCGACGCCAGCCTCGTCCTCACCGGGCCGCAGGGTGAGCGCGAGGTCCCGCTCGACACCTACTTCACCGGCTACCGGCGCAGCGTCCGCGCACCCGACGAGCTCATCCGCGCCGTGCGCATCCCCCTGCCCCTGGCCGAGGTGACGGCCTTCCACAAGATCGCGAAGCGCCGCTTCGACGACATCTCCGCCGTCGCGATCGCGTATGCCGTGCGGCTCGACGGTGGGCTCGTCACCCGGGCGCGCATCGGCCTGGGCGGCGTGGCGGCCACCCCGGTGCGGGCCGTCGCCACCGAGGCGGCCCTGCAGGGCCGCCCCTGGTCGCGCGAGACCGTCCTCACCGCGGCGGCGGTGCTCCGGGGCGAGGGGACACCGCTCGACGACCACCGGGCGAGCGCGCGCTACCGGGCGGCCATGCTCGGCACGTCACTCCCCCGGCTCTTCGGCGCCCACACCACCGGCGACACCGCCGGCGACAGCGCCGGCCGCACCAACCACTCGAACGGCGACGGCGCATGA
- a CDS encoding SigB/SigF/SigG family RNA polymerase sigma factor: MSTLATVRAPMRPATPHHVSRRALRHHPSGLGTARDEVRDDLSSRTTALFAERDASDDEDRRHRLEERLVALHLPLADGIASRYSGRGIERDDLVQVARLGLLKAVHRFSAERGVIFPAFAMPTITGEVKRHFRDHGWAVRPPRRLQELHARVGPASRDLEQRLHRPPLAEELAAELEVAVGELQLALEAATGFTTLSFDHHPGDDAPSLEQQLPAQDDEIGHVEDRVALHAAIGSLTPRERLVVSLRFDQDLTQSQIADRLGVSQMQVSRILTRLLDQLRRELETQEAGRAV, translated from the coding sequence ATGTCGACTCTGGCCACCGTGCGGGCGCCGATGCGCCCCGCCACCCCTCATCACGTCTCCCGCAGGGCTCTGCGCCACCACCCCAGCGGACTCGGAACCGCTCGCGACGAGGTGCGCGACGACCTCTCCTCGCGCACCACGGCACTCTTCGCCGAGCGCGACGCGAGCGACGACGAGGACCGACGCCATCGGCTCGAGGAGCGCCTCGTCGCGCTCCACCTGCCGCTGGCGGACGGCATCGCCAGCCGCTACAGCGGTCGAGGGATCGAGCGGGACGACCTCGTGCAGGTGGCCCGGCTCGGTCTGCTCAAGGCCGTGCACCGCTTCAGCGCCGAGCGCGGCGTGATCTTCCCCGCCTTCGCCATGCCCACGATCACTGGTGAGGTCAAGCGGCACTTCCGCGACCACGGGTGGGCCGTGCGGCCACCACGTCGGCTCCAGGAGCTGCATGCCCGGGTGGGTCCGGCCAGCCGCGACCTCGAGCAGCGGCTGCACCGTCCCCCTCTCGCCGAGGAGCTGGCCGCCGAGCTGGAGGTCGCCGTCGGTGAGCTGCAGCTGGCCCTCGAGGCTGCGACCGGGTTCACCACGCTGTCCTTCGACCACCACCCCGGTGACGACGCGCCCAGCCTGGAGCAGCAGCTGCCGGCCCAGGACGACGAGATCGGGCACGTCGAGGACCGGGTCGCCCTGCACGCCGCGATCGGGTCCCTGACGCCCCGGGAGCGCCTGGTGGTCAGCCTGCGCTTCGACCAGGACCTCACCCAGTCGCAGATCGCCGACCGGCTCGGAGTGAGCCAGATGCAGGTCTCCCGCATCCTGACCCGACTGCTGGACCAGCTGCGCCGCGAGCTCGAGACGCAGGAGGCCGGCCGCGCCGTCTGA
- a CDS encoding pyrophosphate--fructose-6-phosphate 1-phosphotransferase, whose translation MAIHRVALLTAGGYAPCLSSAVGGLIERYTELMPQVEIVGYRHGYQGVLSGDSFVVDDQGRRNAPLLHGYGGSPLGNSRVKLTNVDDLVARGLVAPGQHPLEVAAQRLADDGIDVLHTIGGDDTNITAAGLAAFLHERGHELTVVGLPKTVDNDVIPIRQSLGALTAAEQGSRFAQNVLAEHGANPRMLIVHEVMGRGCGWLTAATARAYQAWHAQQEWVPSLGLTPERWGVHAVYVPELPIDLDAEATRLQSVMDDIGCVNLFVSEGAGVGEIVEQMEAAGEQVPRDAFGHVKLDAVNPGAWFAQQFASRIGAEKTMVQKSGYFARSAPANAADLALIRRMVLVAVDSAIAGTPGVVGQDEERGDVLRAIEFDRIKGGKAFDTGVGWFQDVLRGTGQAPPT comes from the coding sequence ATGGCCATCCACCGTGTCGCTCTCCTCACCGCCGGGGGCTACGCTCCCTGCCTGTCGTCCGCCGTCGGCGGCCTCATCGAGCGCTACACCGAGCTGATGCCGCAGGTCGAGATCGTCGGCTACCGCCACGGGTACCAAGGGGTGCTGAGCGGCGACTCCTTCGTGGTGGACGACCAGGGACGTCGCAACGCCCCGCTGCTGCACGGCTACGGCGGCAGCCCGCTCGGCAACAGCCGGGTCAAGCTGACCAACGTCGACGACCTCGTGGCGCGAGGGCTCGTCGCGCCGGGGCAGCACCCGCTCGAGGTCGCCGCGCAGCGCCTCGCCGACGACGGCATCGACGTGCTGCACACCATCGGCGGCGACGACACCAACATCACCGCTGCCGGCCTCGCCGCCTTCCTGCACGAGCGTGGCCACGAGCTCACCGTCGTCGGGCTGCCCAAGACGGTCGACAACGACGTCATCCCGATCCGGCAGTCGCTGGGGGCCCTGACCGCCGCTGAGCAGGGCTCGCGGTTCGCGCAGAACGTGCTGGCCGAGCACGGCGCCAACCCGCGGATGCTCATCGTGCACGAGGTCATGGGCCGCGGCTGCGGCTGGCTCACCGCCGCCACCGCCCGGGCCTACCAGGCCTGGCACGCGCAGCAGGAGTGGGTGCCGTCGCTCGGCCTGACCCCTGAGCGCTGGGGGGTGCACGCGGTCTACGTGCCCGAGCTGCCGATCGACCTCGACGCCGAGGCGACGCGGCTGCAGTCCGTGATGGACGACATCGGCTGCGTCAACCTCTTCGTCTCCGAGGGCGCCGGCGTCGGCGAGATCGTCGAGCAGATGGAGGCGGCGGGCGAGCAGGTGCCCCGTGACGCCTTCGGTCACGTCAAGCTCGACGCGGTCAACCCCGGAGCCTGGTTCGCCCAGCAGTTCGCCTCGCGGATCGGCGCGGAGAAGACCATGGTGCAGAAGAGCGGCTACTTCGCCCGCTCGGCCCCGGCCAACGCGGCCGACCTCGCCCTCATCCGGCGGATGGTGCTCGTCGCGGTCGACTCCGCGATCGCCGGCACCCCCGGCGTGGTCGGGCAGGACGAGGAGCGCGGCGACGTGCTGCGGGCGATCGAGTTCGACCGGATCAAGGGCGGCAAGGCCTTCGACACGGGGGTCGGCTGGTTCCAGGACGTGCTGCGGGGGACGGGGCAGGCCCCGCCGACCTAG
- the xdhC gene encoding xanthine dehydrogenase accessory protein XdhC, with protein MTATAGTWLTALTLLRRERRAGVLVTVAVVRGHAPREAGAKMVVAADETWDSIGGGNLEATAIQTARRLLADDRRTPELTTSALTEHAPTQHGIQCCGGEVTLLLEPLPVVPAVAVFGLGHVGTELARILSRHDLELHLVDSRPAHIEPARLAALAGGRATLRPHHSPVPELVLGELPSGTHVLVMTHDHAEDIALVDVALRSAHLGSIGLIGSTAKWRRFERRLRDEGHDDAAVARVRTPVGGDLVSGKDPASIALGVAVELLGLLARADARREGAR; from the coding sequence GTGACGGCCACCGCCGGCACCTGGCTGACGGCCCTGACCCTGCTGCGCCGCGAGCGCCGGGCCGGGGTGCTCGTGACCGTGGCCGTCGTGCGGGGCCACGCCCCGCGCGAGGCCGGCGCCAAGATGGTCGTCGCCGCCGACGAGACGTGGGACAGCATCGGTGGCGGCAACCTGGAGGCCACGGCCATCCAGACCGCGCGGCGCCTGCTCGCCGACGACCGCCGCACCCCCGAGCTGACCACCAGCGCCCTGACGGAGCACGCTCCGACGCAGCACGGCATCCAGTGCTGCGGTGGCGAGGTGACCCTGCTGCTGGAGCCGCTGCCGGTGGTGCCTGCGGTCGCCGTCTTCGGTCTCGGGCACGTGGGCACCGAGCTCGCCCGCATCCTGTCGCGGCACGACCTCGAGCTGCACCTCGTCGACTCGCGCCCGGCTCACATCGAGCCGGCCCGGCTGGCCGCCCTGGCTGGTGGGCGCGCCACCCTCCGACCGCACCACAGCCCGGTGCCCGAGCTCGTGCTCGGCGAGCTGCCCTCTGGGACCCACGTGCTCGTGATGACCCACGACCACGCCGAGGACATCGCGCTGGTCGACGTCGCCCTGCGCAGCGCGCACCTCGGCTCGATCGGTCTGATCGGCTCCACCGCGAAGTGGCGCCGCTTCGAGCGGCGGCTGCGCGACGAGGGACACGACGACGCTGCCGTCGCCCGCGTGCGAACTCCCGTCGGAGGAGACCTCGTCTCGGGAAAGGACCCTGCCTCGATCGCCTTGGGGGTCGCGGTCGAGCTGCTCGGCCTGCTGGCCCGCGCCGACGCCCGGCGCGAGGGCGCCCGGTGA
- the msrA gene encoding peptide-methionine (S)-S-oxide reductase MsrA has product MFGFGKKSTMVAREDALPGRETRPFAVAPTHVVLGTPLEGPYPDGFESIYVAMGCYWGVERIFWKQPGVYVTSVGFMGGYTPHPTYNESTTGLTGHAETVHVVYDPSVTTPELLLKQFWENHDPTTANRQGNDVGTAYRSAIYYTTPGQEAAAAATRDAFQQVLTEAGHGEISTEILPASQAGPYYLAEDLHQGYLHKNPGGYCNHGPNGMTCPVGLLSKDGVPAQVDVLPPT; this is encoded by the coding sequence ATGTTCGGTTTCGGCAAGAAGTCGACGATGGTCGCACGCGAGGACGCCCTCCCGGGCCGCGAGACCCGGCCCTTCGCGGTCGCCCCCACCCACGTGGTGCTCGGGACGCCGCTCGAGGGCCCTTACCCCGACGGCTTCGAGAGCATCTATGTCGCCATGGGCTGCTACTGGGGCGTCGAGCGCATCTTCTGGAAGCAGCCGGGCGTCTACGTGACGTCGGTCGGCTTCATGGGCGGTTACACGCCTCATCCGACCTACAACGAGTCGACGACCGGGCTGACCGGGCACGCCGAGACCGTGCACGTGGTCTACGACCCGTCAGTCACCACCCCCGAGCTGCTGCTCAAGCAGTTCTGGGAGAACCACGACCCGACGACCGCCAACCGGCAGGGCAACGACGTCGGCACGGCCTACCGCTCGGCGATCTACTACACGACCCCAGGCCAGGAGGCGGCGGCGGCCGCGACCCGCGACGCCTTTCAGCAGGTGCTCACCGAGGCCGGGCACGGCGAGATCTCGACCGAGATCCTGCCCGCCTCGCAGGCCGGGCCCTACTACCTCGCCGAGGACCTGCACCAGGGCTACCTGCACAAGAACCCTGGCGGCTACTGCAACCACGGCCCCAACGGCATGACCTGCCCCGTCGGGCTGCTGAGCAAGGACGGCGTGCCGGCCCAGGTCGACGTCCTGCCCCCCACGTGA
- a CDS encoding guanine deaminase, which translates to MTTVPAQSAVGAMLVRGTLLDTPDDPFRGGTLRHEQDGGLLVEDGVIRERGPWTTLSARHPDVDQLDLSGGLVLPGFVDTHVHFPQVRVIGGLGLPLLEWLERWALPEEARLDDAAYGQGVANDLVSGLVRAGTTTALVFGSHFAPAVDALFTRAHQVGLRVTAGLVVADRVLRDDLLTTPERALGQSLELAARWHGHGRLRYAVTPRFSLSASDALLAACAQVAREVPGSLVTSHLNENTEEIAAVGRAFPTARHYLDSYDRHGLVGPHTVLAHDVHPREDELAVLAARGAAVAHCPTSNAALGSGLFPLRRHVEAGVAVALGSDVGAGTGFSLLKEGLQALFHQQLLGPGGLALHPAHLLHLATRAGALALGLGDVTGDLDVGRRFDAVWVRPADGTTAELVMRHAPDPESALAAAFALGGTADTAGVWVEGRQVGRRGHDGRFTVVTATSA; encoded by the coding sequence GTGACGACCGTCCCGGCCCAGTCCGCGGTGGGCGCGATGCTCGTGCGGGGCACGCTGCTCGACACCCCCGACGACCCCTTCCGTGGTGGCACGCTCCGCCACGAGCAGGACGGGGGGCTGCTGGTCGAAGACGGTGTCATCCGCGAGCGCGGTCCGTGGACGACCCTCTCCGCGAGGCACCCCGACGTCGACCAGCTCGACCTGAGCGGGGGGCTCGTCCTCCCCGGGTTCGTCGACACGCACGTCCACTTCCCCCAGGTGCGCGTCATCGGTGGGCTCGGCCTGCCATTGCTGGAGTGGCTCGAGCGCTGGGCGCTGCCGGAGGAGGCGCGCCTGGACGACGCGGCATACGGGCAGGGGGTGGCCAACGACCTGGTGTCGGGGCTGGTGCGGGCCGGCACGACCACTGCCCTCGTCTTCGGCAGCCACTTCGCGCCAGCGGTCGACGCCCTCTTCACCCGGGCGCACCAGGTCGGGCTGCGAGTCACCGCAGGGCTGGTCGTCGCCGACCGCGTGCTGCGCGACGACCTGCTGACGACACCCGAGCGAGCCCTCGGCCAGTCGCTCGAGCTCGCGGCGCGGTGGCACGGCCACGGCCGTCTGCGGTATGCCGTGACCCCCCGCTTCAGCCTGTCGGCCTCCGACGCGCTGCTCGCCGCCTGCGCGCAGGTCGCCCGCGAGGTGCCCGGCTCGCTGGTCACCTCGCACCTCAACGAGAACACCGAGGAGATCGCCGCGGTGGGGCGCGCCTTCCCCACCGCCCGCCACTACCTCGACTCCTACGACCGACACGGGCTGGTCGGGCCCCACACCGTGCTCGCCCACGACGTGCACCCTCGCGAGGACGAGCTGGCGGTGCTGGCCGCCCGCGGGGCTGCGGTCGCGCACTGCCCGACGAGCAATGCCGCCCTCGGCAGCGGACTCTTCCCCCTGCGCAGGCACGTGGAGGCGGGGGTGGCCGTCGCCCTGGGCTCGGACGTGGGGGCCGGCACGGGCTTCTCGCTGCTGAAGGAGGGTCTGCAGGCCCTCTTCCACCAGCAGCTGCTCGGCCCGGGCGGCCTTGCCCTGCACCCGGCGCACCTGCTGCACCTCGCTACCCGTGCCGGCGCGCTGGCGCTCGGCCTCGGCGACGTGACCGGTGACCTCGATGTGGGGCGCCGCTTCGACGCCGTGTGGGTGCGCCCCGCCGACGGCACCACCGCCGAGCTGGTGATGCGCCACGCACCCGACCCGGAGTCAGCCCTCGCCGCGGCGTTCGCGCTCGGAGGCACCGCTGACACCGCCGGGGTCTGGGTCGAGGGTCGGCAGGTCGGCCGCCGGGGTCATGACGGCCGCTTCACCGTGGTCACCGCGACGTCGGCGTAG
- a CDS encoding ABC transporter substrate-binding protein, producing the protein MRIVSLLPSSTEILFAVGAGEHVVGVTYECDHPTEARTRRIVSTTSLPAGLSPAEIDHEVSRRVQAGEDLYHLDVGALAEIDADLVVTQDLCAVCAVDVADVDAALAHLGATADVVTLDPHTLDEVLESVLTLGRRTGCEEAAVSLLAELRDRLDAVRRAVSGLERPRTLLLEWTDPPYAPGHWVPEMVTLAGGTPTVGQPGAKSVRVTWEDALAGDPQVVVCAPCGFGLDESSALAAELVASGTLPDVPVWAVDANSCFARPGPRLVDGIEALAAILHPDQLGAPDAAVARRV; encoded by the coding sequence ATGCGCATCGTCTCGCTCCTGCCGTCGTCGACCGAGATCCTCTTCGCCGTCGGGGCGGGTGAGCACGTCGTGGGGGTGACCTACGAGTGCGACCACCCCACCGAGGCCCGCACCCGCCGCATCGTCTCGACCACCTCCCTGCCCGCGGGCCTGTCCCCCGCCGAGATCGACCACGAGGTCAGCCGCCGGGTGCAGGCCGGCGAGGACCTCTACCACCTCGACGTCGGGGCCCTGGCCGAGATCGACGCCGACCTCGTCGTCACCCAGGACCTCTGTGCCGTCTGCGCGGTCGACGTGGCCGACGTCGATGCGGCTCTCGCCCACCTGGGCGCCACCGCCGACGTCGTCACCCTCGACCCCCACACCCTCGACGAGGTGCTCGAGTCGGTGCTCACCCTCGGGCGTCGCACCGGTTGCGAGGAGGCGGCGGTGTCGCTGCTCGCGGAGCTCCGGGACCGACTGGACGCCGTACGACGGGCCGTATCAGGCCTGGAGCGCCCGCGGACCCTGCTGCTGGAGTGGACCGACCCGCCCTACGCCCCCGGCCACTGGGTGCCCGAGATGGTGACCCTCGCCGGTGGCACGCCCACCGTCGGGCAGCCGGGCGCGAAGTCGGTGCGGGTGACGTGGGAGGACGCGCTGGCGGGTGACCCCCAGGTCGTCGTGTGCGCGCCGTGCGGCTTCGGGCTGGACGAGTCGAGCGCGCTGGCGGCGGAGCTGGTCGCGAGCGGCACGCTACCCGACGTGCCCGTGTGGGCGGTCGACGCCAACTCCTGCTTCGCCCGACCCGGGCCGCGGCTGGTCGACGGTATCGAGGCCCTGGCGGCGATCCTGCACCCTGACCAGCTCGGAGCGCCCGACGCGGCGGTGGCTCGCCGGGTGTAG
- the xdhB gene encoding xanthine dehydrogenase molybdopterin binding subunit: protein MSTLSERPANPVVGEAIPHESAALHVTGEALYTDDLVGRTSGVLHSHPVGSPHAHARVTRLDPSPALAVPGVVRVLTAADVPGTNDAGVKHDEPLFPDEVMFVGHAVCWVLAETLEAARLGAAAVEVDYDPLPSLVSVHDAISAGSFQGGQPQLVRGDVEAGLARSAHVFSGESDIAGQEHFYLETHASLALVDEAGQVFVQSSTQHPSETQEIVAHVLGVPSHAVTVQCLRMGGGFGGKEMQPHGFAAVAALGATLTRRPVRVRLTRTQDMTMTGKRHGFHARWRVGFDADGRLQALDATLTADGGWSLDLSEPVLARALCHIDNAYWIPDVRVNGRIAKSHKTSQTAFRGFGGPQGMFVIEDVLGRCAPLLGVAPHELRRRNFYEAGQATPYGQEVRHPERLGRAWEQVVTTGELERRRAEVATYNATHEHSRRAIGITPVKFGISFNLTAFNQAGALVHVYKDGSVLINHGGTEMGQGLHTKMLQVAATALGVPLAQVRLAPTRTDKVPNTSATAASSGADLNGGAIKDACDQITARLRGVVGGESLSWEDLVRTAYAQRVQLWAAGFYRTEGLHWDSTRMHGTPFKYYAYGVAAAEVEVDGFTGAYRTRRVDIVHDVGDSLSPMLDIGQIEGGFVQGAGWLTLEDLRWDEGDGPTRGRLATQAASTYKLPSFSEMPDDLRVTLMQDAHEDGVVYGSKAVGEPPLMLAFCVREALRQAAAAFGPEGTSVDLASPATPEAVWWALEQARAGTNRGSVTVAAQGSSGVEPEQPPASAPPLHPRTESDAEPVTR, encoded by the coding sequence ATGAGCACCCTCTCCGAACGACCAGCGAACCCCGTTGTCGGAGAAGCGATCCCGCACGAGTCGGCCGCTCTGCACGTGACCGGCGAGGCGCTCTACACCGACGACCTCGTCGGCCGGACCTCCGGGGTGCTCCACAGCCACCCGGTCGGCTCGCCGCACGCCCACGCCCGCGTGACCCGGCTCGACCCGTCACCTGCCCTCGCCGTGCCGGGTGTCGTGCGCGTGCTGACCGCCGCCGACGTGCCGGGCACCAACGACGCGGGCGTCAAGCACGACGAGCCGCTCTTCCCCGACGAGGTGATGTTCGTCGGGCACGCCGTGTGCTGGGTGCTCGCCGAGACCCTCGAGGCCGCCCGGCTCGGCGCCGCCGCCGTCGAGGTCGACTACGACCCGCTGCCCTCACTCGTCAGCGTGCACGACGCGATCTCGGCGGGCAGCTTCCAGGGCGGTCAGCCCCAGCTCGTGCGGGGCGACGTCGAGGCCGGGCTGGCCCGGTCGGCGCACGTCTTCAGCGGCGAGAGCGACATCGCGGGCCAGGAGCACTTCTACCTCGAGACCCACGCCTCGCTGGCACTGGTCGACGAGGCCGGCCAGGTCTTCGTGCAGAGCTCGACCCAGCACCCGAGCGAGACCCAGGAGATCGTCGCGCACGTGCTCGGGGTGCCGAGCCACGCCGTCACCGTGCAGTGCCTGCGGATGGGAGGCGGCTTCGGTGGCAAGGAGATGCAGCCTCACGGCTTCGCCGCGGTCGCGGCCCTCGGGGCGACCCTCACCCGCCGTCCGGTGCGCGTGCGGCTCACCCGCACGCAGGACATGACGATGACCGGGAAGCGACATGGTTTCCACGCCCGGTGGCGGGTCGGCTTCGACGCGGACGGGCGTCTCCAGGCCCTCGACGCCACCCTCACCGCCGACGGCGGGTGGAGCCTCGACCTCTCCGAGCCGGTGCTCGCCCGGGCCCTGTGCCACATCGACAACGCCTACTGGATCCCTGACGTGCGGGTGAACGGCCGGATCGCCAAGAGCCACAAGACCTCGCAGACCGCGTTCCGCGGGTTCGGCGGGCCGCAGGGCATGTTCGTCATCGAGGACGTCCTCGGCCGCTGCGCTCCCCTCCTCGGCGTCGCCCCGCACGAGCTGCGTCGGCGCAACTTCTACGAGGCCGGGCAGGCGACGCCCTACGGGCAGGAGGTGCGTCACCCCGAACGCCTCGGCCGGGCGTGGGAGCAGGTCGTGACCACCGGCGAGCTCGAGCGGCGGCGGGCCGAGGTAGCTACCTACAACGCGACGCACGAGCACTCGCGGCGGGCGATCGGCATCACCCCCGTGAAGTTCGGCATCTCCTTCAACCTCACGGCCTTCAACCAGGCCGGGGCGCTCGTGCACGTCTACAAGGACGGCTCGGTGCTCATCAACCACGGTGGCACCGAGATGGGTCAGGGCCTGCACACCAAGATGCTGCAGGTGGCGGCCACCGCTCTGGGGGTGCCGCTGGCCCAGGTGCGTCTCGCCCCGACCCGCACCGACAAGGTGCCCAACACCAGTGCGACAGCGGCGAGCTCGGGCGCCGACCTCAACGGCGGGGCCATCAAGGACGCCTGCGACCAGATCACGGCACGCCTGCGCGGCGTCGTCGGCGGCGAGTCGCTCAGCTGGGAGGACCTGGTGCGCACCGCCTACGCGCAGCGGGTGCAGCTGTGGGCAGCGGGCTTCTACCGCACCGAGGGGCTGCACTGGGACTCCACCCGCATGCACGGCACCCCCTTCAAGTACTACGCGTACGGCGTCGCGGCGGCCGAGGTCGAGGTCGACGGTTTCACCGGCGCCTACCGCACGCGCCGGGTCGACATCGTGCACGACGTCGGCGACAGCCTCTCGCCGATGCTCGACATCGGCCAGATCGAGGGCGGCTTCGTGCAGGGCGCCGGCTGGCTCACCCTCGAGGACCTGCGCTGGGACGAGGGCGACGGACCCACCCGCGGCCGGCTCGCCACCCAGGCGGCCAGCACCTACAAGCTGCCGAGCTTCTCGGAGATGCCCGACGACCTGCGGGTGACCCTCATGCAGGACGCCCACGAGGACGGTGTCGTCTACGGCAGCAAGGCGGTCGGTGAGCCCCCGCTCATGCTCGCCTTCTGCGTGCGCGAGGCCCTGCGCCAGGCGGCAGCCGCGTTCGGGCCCGAGGGCACGAGCGTCGACCTTGCCTCCCCGGCGACGCCGGAGGCGGTGTGGTGGGCCCTCGAGCAGGCCCGCGCGGGCACCAATCGAGGATCGGTAACCGTTGCGGCACAAGGGTCGTCGGGTGTCGAGCCCGAGCAGCCACCCGCCAGTGCGCCCCCGCTCCATCCGCGGACAGAGTCCGACGCCGAGCCGGTGACCCGGTGA
- a CDS encoding GAF and ANTAR domain-containing protein: MNPAAHSPGLAEVVTVDTAGASRPAAMFDQLATLIYGAGGFTEIYEALVRSAVTLVDGCDHASLMLQGRSGVYDTIASSDDVAMAVDDLERLHNEGPCLDAIEEERPQLEPDFGHASQWPTLSRAIVAQTPVRGGAGFRIIVGHSKIGALNLFSDEAGALDERSVDQGIILAAFASVVIAAVQNRDQAETLALGLNSNREIGKAIGLMMAFHKISDDAAFDVLRKASQDMNIKIAEVARQVVQHHNSDKG, from the coding sequence TTGAATCCCGCCGCCCACTCCCCCGGTTTGGCCGAGGTCGTCACCGTGGACACCGCAGGCGCCTCCCGCCCGGCGGCGATGTTCGACCAGCTCGCGACCCTGATCTACGGTGCGGGAGGGTTCACCGAGATCTATGAGGCGCTCGTGCGCTCGGCGGTCACGCTGGTGGACGGCTGCGACCACGCGAGCCTCATGCTGCAGGGTCGCTCCGGTGTCTACGACACCATCGCGTCGAGCGACGACGTGGCCATGGCGGTCGACGACCTGGAACGGCTGCACAACGAGGGGCCCTGTCTCGACGCCATCGAGGAGGAGCGTCCGCAGCTCGAGCCCGACTTCGGCCACGCCAGCCAGTGGCCGACGCTGTCGCGCGCGATCGTGGCCCAGACGCCGGTGCGCGGCGGCGCCGGGTTCCGCATCATCGTGGGACACTCGAAGATCGGGGCCCTCAACCTCTTCTCCGACGAGGCGGGCGCCCTCGACGAGAGGTCCGTCGACCAGGGCATCATCCTCGCGGCCTTCGCCTCGGTCGTGATCGCGGCCGTGCAGAACCGCGACCAGGCCGAGACACTTGCGCTGGGCCTCAACAGCAACCGCGAGATCGGCAAGGCGATCGGCCTGATGATGGCCTTCCACAAGATCTCGGACGACGCCGCCTTCGACGTGCTGCGCAAGGCGTCGCAGGACATGAACATCAAGATCGCCGAGGTGGCCCGGCAGGTCGTGCAGCACCACAACAGCGACAAGGGCTGA